One Polaribacter sp. KT25b DNA segment encodes these proteins:
- a CDS encoding O-methyltransferase, translating to MHFLPEKIDDYVVNHSQQEPKILQELSKETWQKVLNPRMLSGAFQGRVLSMISKLIKPTSILEIGTYTGYSALCLAEGMSSEGQIITIDKNEELETLQNKYFEKSGYRNKIKQKVGNAIEIIPNIDEKFDLVFIDADKRNYVNYFHLIIDKMNSGGIILSDNVLWSGKIVEELNPKDVDTKVLLAYNKLLNSDERIETVLLPIRDGLTISRVK from the coding sequence ATGCATTTTTTACCAGAAAAAATAGACGATTACGTAGTAAATCATTCGCAACAAGAACCAAAAATTTTACAAGAATTAAGTAAAGAAACTTGGCAAAAAGTATTAAATCCTAGAATGTTAAGCGGTGCTTTTCAAGGTAGAGTTTTATCTATGATTTCTAAATTGATAAAACCTACATCTATTTTAGAAATAGGTACTTATACAGGCTATTCTGCCTTGTGTTTAGCAGAAGGAATGTCATCCGAAGGACAAATTATAACGATTGATAAAAACGAGGAATTAGAAACCTTACAAAACAAATATTTTGAAAAATCTGGTTACAGAAATAAAATTAAACAAAAGGTTGGTAATGCTATAGAAATTATTCCAAACATTGATGAAAAATTTGACTTAGTTTTTATTGATGCAGATAAAAGAAACTACGTAAATTATTTTCATTTAATTATTGATAAAATGAATTCTGGCGGAATTATTTTGTCTGATAATGTACTTTGGAGCGGTAAAATTGTAGAAGAATTAAACCCAAAAGATGTAGACACAAAAGTACTTTTAGCGTATAATAAATTATTAAATTCTGATGAAAGAATAGAAACTGTTTTGTTACCAATAAGAGATGGTTTAACAATAAGTAGAGTAAAATAA
- a CDS encoding RNA methyltransferase produces the protein MVNNLEQGFFGIGIQNGKTPENLGVLWRSAQNMGASFIFTIGNRYAKQACNTHKAIGAMPYFHYETFEDFFNNLPKGAMLVGVELDEKAVQLETFKHPRRCVYLLGAEDHRLSKIAIEKSHHLVKFKSELSLDVSVAGSIIMYDRQAKFSF, from the coding sequence ATGGTAAACAATTTAGAACAAGGTTTTTTCGGAATTGGAATTCAGAATGGAAAAACTCCTGAAAATTTAGGTGTTCTTTGGCGTTCTGCCCAAAATATGGGTGCTAGTTTTATCTTTACCATTGGTAATCGCTATGCAAAACAAGCTTGCAACACTCATAAAGCTATTGGTGCAATGCCTTACTTCCATTACGAAACTTTTGAAGATTTCTTTAACAATCTTCCTAAAGGTGCTATGTTGGTTGGTGTAGAATTAGATGAAAAAGCAGTACAATTAGAAACTTTTAAGCATCCAAGACGTTGCGTTTATTTATTAGGTGCAGAAGATCATAGATTGTCTAAAATAGCCATTGAAAAATCGCATCATTTAGTGAAATTTAAATCTGAATTAAGCTTAGACGTTTCTGTAGCAGGAAGTATTATTATGTACGATAGACAAGCAAAGTTTAGTTTTTAA
- a CDS encoding glycine zipper family protein: protein MKIKQVGENHTIALNAVYKDLLRKKNENIKFRTSVVDPRVNVNNILSTVGETIYSGNELITYKESITTGESNITQADSLNNYKTFSNTLEISFNDISNSFNSSGLNSETNENYLNEIKNIMLGSFNATDSNDIVSNLDTKFNIIQYDTSLTLSQKAILLSTIDLYKDSLLYWESNIDDWINLNDNVAKRIDGPDINYTVVGAADAIGAVRGGIAGAASGVLLGGIGAVPGAICGALAGGAQGSALAVGAQLLAWAWDSFW from the coding sequence GTGAAAATTAAACAAGTTGGAGAAAATCATACAATTGCATTAAATGCTGTTTACAAAGATTTATTGAGAAAGAAAAATGAGAATATAAAATTTAGAACTAGCGTAGTTGACCCAAGAGTTAATGTAAATAATATATTAAGTACAGTTGGCGAAACTATTTATTCAGGAAATGAGTTAATTACATATAAGGAATCAATTACGACAGGAGAAAGTAATATTACGCAAGCTGATAGTTTAAATAATTACAAAACATTTAGTAATACTTTAGAAATTTCGTTTAACGATATAAGTAATTCTTTTAATTCAAGTGGCTTGAATTCAGAAACTAATGAAAATTATCTAAATGAAATAAAAAATATTATGCTTGGAAGTTTCAACGCAACTGACTCAAATGATATAGTTAGTAATTTAGACACAAAGTTTAATATAATACAATATGATACGTCATTAACATTGTCACAAAAGGCAATACTACTTTCAACAATTGATTTATATAAAGATTCACTTTTATACTGGGAATCTAATATTGACGATTGGATTAACTTAAATGATAATGTTGCAAAACGTATAGATGGGCCAGATATTAATTACACAGTAGTTGGTGCAGCAGATGCAATTGGTGCTGTTAGAGGTGGAATTGCTGGTGCTGCATCTGGAGTATTATTAGGTGGAATAGGTGCTGTACCTGGCGCAATTTGTGGGGCTTTAGCTGGTGGAGCTCAAGGCTCTGCTTTAGCAGTTGGTGCACAATTACTCGCTTGGGCTTGGGACTCATTTTGGTAG
- a CDS encoding IS3 family transposase gives MSKQAFYKRCKEQEIKQINYDKLIVMILDYRKKVGMRTGGIKLYDELKSDFIKQNIKMGRDKFYDFLRLHNLLVPKLKNYVTTTDSNHQFRKYKNLIKDQVPNRPEQLWVTDITYIKTENGHNYLAIVTDAYSKQIMGYKLDNNMKTSLCTEALAMAIKNRKYPDEKLIHHSDRGFQYCNPKYTAFAEENGMIMSMTEQYDPYENAIAERINRTLKYEYGLRNCIKNTAIAQEITKQAVDIYNNLRKHFSLDLRNPADVHLNPNIKYKSYRKNKVNLPELKI, from the coding sequence ATTAGTAAACAAGCCTTCTACAAAAGATGTAAAGAGCAAGAAATCAAACAAATAAATTATGATAAACTTATTGTAATGATACTAGATTATCGCAAAAAAGTAGGCATGAGAACTGGTGGTATTAAGCTGTATGATGAACTAAAATCTGACTTCATAAAACAAAACATAAAGATGGGAAGAGATAAATTTTACGACTTTTTAAGGCTCCATAATTTGCTCGTCCCTAAGCTTAAAAATTACGTGACAACAACAGATTCGAATCATCAATTTAGAAAATATAAAAACCTGATTAAAGACCAAGTGCCTAATAGACCAGAACAACTCTGGGTAACCGATATAACATACATTAAAACAGAAAATGGACACAATTATCTAGCAATCGTAACAGATGCTTATTCCAAGCAAATTATGGGCTATAAATTAGATAACAACATGAAAACATCTCTTTGTACAGAAGCTCTTGCTATGGCTATTAAAAACAGAAAATATCCTGATGAAAAACTAATTCATCATTCCGATAGAGGTTTTCAATACTGTAATCCTAAATACACAGCATTTGCCGAAGAAAATGGAATGATAATGAGTATGACAGAACAATATGATCCTTACGAAAATGCAATCGCTGAGAGAATTAATAGAACTTTAAAATATGAATATGGACTTAGAAACTGTATTAAAAACACTGCTATTGCTCAAGAAATCACAAAACAAGCTGTAGATATATACAATAATTTGAGAAAGCATTTTAGCCTAGATTTAAGAAATCCTGCTGACGTACATTTAAATCCTAACATCAAATACAAATCATATCGAAAAAATAAAGTAAATTTACCTGAACTTAAAATTTAA
- a CDS encoding helix-turn-helix domain-containing protein — protein MKTQNEHCRKKTYEKVTLELKLLVVDQIQNGQISTNFASKKYDIPRTTIGYWIKKYSTLVQQNTGMSKINEIKKLKERIEALEFIKDFQQDIIADMEIITGVDLSKKSLPKTLVKEIELKKKNRLKESGSMNVLGLVNKPSTKDVKSKKSNK, from the coding sequence ATGAAAACACAAAATGAACACTGCCGAAAAAAAACTTACGAAAAAGTAACTTTAGAGCTTAAATTATTAGTCGTTGACCAAATTCAAAATGGTCAGATCTCAACCAACTTCGCTTCTAAAAAATATGACATTCCTAGAACTACCATTGGCTATTGGATTAAAAAATATAGTACTTTAGTGCAACAAAATACAGGAATGAGCAAAATAAACGAAATAAAAAAATTAAAGGAACGTATTGAAGCCCTTGAGTTTATCAAAGACTTTCAGCAAGATATTATTGCCGATATGGAAATCATTACAGGAGTCGATTTATCAAAAAAGTCGCTGCCCAAAACATTAGTAAAAGAGATAGAGCTAAAAAAGAAAAACCGTTTAAAAGAAAGTGGTTCTATGAATGTTTTGGGATTAGTAAACAAGCCTTCTACAAAAGATGTAAAGAGCAAGAAATCAAACAAATAA
- a CDS encoding twin-arginine translocase TatA/TatE family subunit: MNITFLFIGAPEVMIILLIVVMVFGADKIPEIARGLGKGIRQVKDATNEIKKDINESAKSQGLDTDFTKDIKNSISDVKENLDDITGPIKRNR, encoded by the coding sequence ATGAATATAACTTTTTTATTTATTGGTGCTCCAGAAGTAATGATTATCCTATTAATTGTGGTAATGGTTTTTGGCGCAGATAAAATTCCTGAAATTGCAAGAGGTTTAGGTAAAGGAATTCGTCAAGTTAAAGATGCCACAAACGAAATTAAAAAGGATATTAATGAAAGTGCAAAAAGCCAAGGTTTAGATACTGATTTTACAAAAGATATTAAAAATAGTATTTCTGATGTAAAAGAAAATCTAGATGATATTACGGGACCAATTAAAAGAAATAGATAA
- a CDS encoding D-alanyl-D-alanine carboxypeptidase/D-alanyl-D-alanine-endopeptidase, with the protein MFKKKLYFLCFIIVLVGCKTLKIKHKINKELTLSIFKNQFTGIYIYDVNADKTIYNYNGTKYFTPASNAKIFTLFTGLELLSDSIPAFKYSIHKDTITILGTGDPTFLHPFFKDSTAFKMAKKYKKVNLITNNISDKKYAPGWAWEDFDSYFSPERSAFPMYGNVLTIQNENELKVTPNFFENDLKMTDKNYGRKEFANDFYFDKNRTRETTIPIIISDALLLNLWNDILPNRVNLNQTTTLKPSKIAYSVPSDSLYKRMMEVSDNFLAEQILILASSTISDTLNTTFAKNFMLENQLKDLEQKPRWVDGSGLSRYNLFTPNSFVQVLTKMYQKIPEERLFQFFPVGGKSGTLKNWYAGNPTPYIHAKSGTLGNNYNLSGYLITNSGKVLIFSYMNNHYMHSNADVKKKMQAVFEELRDNY; encoded by the coding sequence ATGTTTAAAAAAAAACTTTATTTTTTATGCTTTATAATAGTTTTAGTTGGGTGTAAAACGCTAAAAATCAAACATAAAATTAACAAAGAGCTAACTTTATCAATTTTTAAAAATCAGTTTACAGGGATTTATATTTATGATGTAAATGCAGATAAAACAATCTATAATTATAACGGAACAAAGTATTTTACGCCAGCAAGTAACGCAAAAATATTTACACTTTTTACAGGTTTAGAGTTATTATCAGACTCAATTCCGGCTTTTAAATACTCCATACATAAAGATACAATTACGATTTTAGGAACTGGAGATCCAACATTTTTACATCCTTTTTTTAAAGATAGTACCGCTTTTAAAATGGCAAAAAAGTATAAAAAAGTAAATTTAATAACCAATAATATTAGTGATAAAAAATATGCCCCAGGTTGGGCTTGGGAAGATTTTGATAGTTATTTTAGCCCAGAAAGAAGTGCTTTTCCTATGTATGGAAATGTGCTTACAATCCAAAATGAAAACGAACTAAAAGTAACGCCTAATTTTTTTGAAAATGACTTAAAAATGACTGATAAAAATTATGGTAGAAAAGAGTTTGCTAATGATTTTTATTTTGATAAAAACAGGACTCGTGAAACAACCATACCTATAATTATAAGCGATGCACTGCTTTTAAATCTTTGGAATGATATTTTGCCAAACAGAGTAAATTTAAATCAAACTACAACCTTAAAACCATCAAAAATAGCTTATAGTGTTCCTTCAGATTCTTTATACAAAAGAATGATGGAAGTAAGTGATAATTTTTTAGCAGAACAGATTTTAATTTTGGCATCATCAACAATTTCTGATACTTTAAATACAACTTTTGCCAAAAATTTTATGCTAGAAAATCAATTAAAAGATTTAGAACAAAAACCACGTTGGGTAGATGGTTCTGGCTTGAGCAGATATAACTTATTTACACCAAATTCTTTTGTACAAGTATTAACTAAAATGTATCAAAAAATACCAGAAGAAAGATTGTTCCAGTTTTTTCCTGTTGGTGGAAAATCTGGTACTTTAAAAAATTGGTATGCAGGAAATCCAACACCATATATTCATGCAAAATCGGGTACTTTGGGTAACAATTATAATTTAAGCGGATATTTAATTACAAACTCGGGCAAAGTTTTAATTTTTAGCTATATGAATAATCATTATATGCATTCTAATGCTGATGTAAAAAAGAAAATGCAAGCCGTTTTTGAAGAGTTAAGAGACAATTATTAA